In Flammeovirgaceae bacterium 311, one DNA window encodes the following:
- a CDS encoding pyruvate/2-oxoglutarate dehydrogenase complex, dehydrogenase component beta subunit (COG1071 Pyruvate/2-oxoglutarate dehydrogenase complex, dehydrogenase (E1) component, eukaryotic type, alpha subunit) translates to METMGTYTAIETETISLTAEEVIADYRLAQASRQASLMGRKEVFMGKAKFGIFGDGKETAQIAMAKAFKAGDFRSGYYRDQTFMFAIGELTIQQYFAQLYAHPDEEADPATAGRLMNGHFATRLINEKGEWKELSKLKNSSADISPTAAQMPRLLGLAYASKMYRQNPDLHEFEQFSINGSEVAFGTIGDASTSEGLFWETINAAGVLQVPMLVGVWDDGYGISVPKEYHTTKGSISEVLSGFQRTDTESGYEIFRVKGWDYIGLIDTFQKAARICREEHVPVLVHVTELTQPQGHSTSGSHERYKPKERLQWEAEHDCLVKMREWILENELATEEELNEIDRDALAIAKTEKNKAWQEFQAPIAQNQQEAEALLQEVAPLNPAITGLLEELRKVVNPVRFDTIRAVKRALWHLRDDNSSAKQKIQHWMERIMQENKERFNSHLYSQSAESALLVEGVEAEINEEDPLVDGREVLRACFDAMFDRDPRVLAFGEDVGFIGDVNQTFAGLQAKYGELRITDTGIREATIIGQGIGLALRGLRPIAEIQYLDYILYGLQTLSDDLASLHYRTKGGQKAPVIVRTRGHRLEGVWHSGSPIGMLLHSLRGMHVLVPRDMTQAAGFYNTLLEADEPAVVIECLNGYRLKERVPRNIADFKVPLGVPEILREGSDVTVVTYGSMCRVVMDAAEHLQEFGISCEVIDVQSLLPFDVHHRILESLKKTNRIVFTDEDVPGGATAYMMQEVIEKQGGYFHLDSQPLTLSAKAHRPAYSTDGDYFSKPNIESVVESVYRLMNEADPQRFPKLY, encoded by the coding sequence ATGGAAACTATGGGTACATATACAGCAATAGAAACAGAAACTATTTCACTTACAGCCGAGGAGGTGATTGCTGATTACCGTCTGGCACAGGCCAGTCGGCAGGCCAGCTTAATGGGACGCAAAGAAGTTTTCATGGGCAAGGCTAAGTTTGGCATCTTTGGAGATGGTAAAGAGACAGCACAGATTGCGATGGCAAAGGCCTTCAAGGCCGGCGATTTTCGCAGTGGTTACTACCGTGACCAGACATTTATGTTTGCAATCGGAGAGCTTACGATACAGCAGTACTTTGCACAGCTATATGCACATCCGGATGAGGAAGCCGATCCGGCAACGGCAGGCAGGTTAATGAATGGCCACTTTGCCACGCGCCTGATCAATGAAAAAGGGGAGTGGAAGGAGCTGTCGAAACTTAAAAACAGCAGTGCAGATATTTCTCCCACCGCAGCTCAGATGCCCCGCCTGCTGGGCCTTGCCTATGCTTCTAAAATGTACAGGCAAAATCCTGATCTGCATGAGTTTGAACAATTCTCCATCAACGGTTCTGAGGTTGCCTTTGGTACCATTGGAGATGCCTCTACTTCTGAAGGCCTGTTCTGGGAAACCATTAACGCTGCTGGTGTACTGCAGGTGCCTATGCTGGTGGGTGTGTGGGATGATGGTTATGGTATTTCCGTTCCTAAGGAATATCATACCACCAAAGGCAGCATCTCCGAGGTACTGTCGGGTTTTCAGCGTACAGATACTGAATCTGGCTATGAGATCTTTAGGGTAAAAGGCTGGGATTACATCGGCCTGATAGATACCTTTCAGAAAGCAGCACGTATTTGCCGGGAAGAGCATGTGCCTGTGCTGGTACATGTAACAGAGCTTACCCAGCCACAGGGCCACTCTACCAGCGGCTCACATGAACGCTATAAGCCGAAGGAGCGCCTGCAATGGGAGGCAGAACACGACTGTCTGGTAAAAATGCGGGAGTGGATACTGGAAAACGAGCTGGCTACCGAAGAGGAGCTTAACGAAATAGACCGTGATGCACTGGCAATAGCCAAAACTGAAAAAAATAAAGCCTGGCAGGAATTCCAGGCGCCAATAGCACAAAATCAGCAGGAGGCAGAAGCCCTTTTACAGGAGGTGGCTCCGCTTAATCCTGCAATTACAGGCCTGCTGGAAGAGCTCCGAAAGGTGGTAAACCCCGTCAGGTTTGATACAATCAGGGCTGTGAAGCGCGCCCTCTGGCACCTGCGTGATGATAACAGTTCTGCCAAACAGAAAATACAGCACTGGATGGAACGCATTATGCAGGAGAATAAAGAGCGTTTCAACTCTCACCTGTACAGCCAATCTGCAGAATCTGCCCTGCTTGTAGAAGGGGTAGAAGCAGAGATAAACGAAGAAGATCCGCTGGTAGATGGTCGGGAAGTGCTACGGGCCTGTTTTGATGCCATGTTCGATCGTGATCCAAGGGTACTGGCCTTTGGCGAAGATGTGGGCTTTATTGGCGATGTTAACCAGACCTTTGCCGGATTGCAGGCCAAGTATGGAGAACTACGAATAACCGATACTGGCATACGGGAAGCAACAATTATTGGGCAGGGAATCGGACTTGCCCTCAGAGGTTTGCGGCCTATAGCCGAAATTCAATACCTCGATTACATATTGTATGGGCTCCAGACCCTTTCTGATGACCTGGCAAGCCTGCATTACCGCACAAAAGGAGGCCAGAAAGCCCCTGTTATTGTACGTACACGCGGACACCGTTTGGAAGGGGTATGGCACAGCGGATCGCCTATAGGCATGCTGCTGCACTCCCTGAGGGGTATGCACGTACTGGTGCCGCGTGATATGACCCAGGCAGCAGGTTTTTACAATACCCTGCTGGAGGCAGATGAACCTGCTGTAGTGATTGAATGCCTGAATGGCTACCGCCTCAAGGAGCGTGTGCCGCGTAACATTGCAGATTTTAAAGTGCCACTGGGTGTGCCGGAAATACTGCGCGAGGGCAGCGATGTAACGGTAGTAACCTATGGTTCTATGTGCCGCGTGGTGATGGATGCTGCAGAACATCTGCAGGAGTTTGGTATCAGCTGCGAAGTAATTGATGTACAAAGCCTGTTGCCATTCGATGTGCATCACCGTATTCTGGAGTCGCTTAAAAAGACAAACAGAATAGTATTTACAGATGAGGACGTTCCGGGTGGTGCTACTGCTTATATGATGCAGGAGGTAATTGAAAAACAGGGCGGGTATTTCCACCTCGACAGCCAGCCTTTAACACTTTCTGCCAAAGCCCACCGTCCTGCCTATTCAACAGATGGAGATTATTTCTCCAAGCCTAATATTGAATCGGTAGTAGAATCGGTTTACAGGCTGATGAACGAAGCAGATCCGCAGCGTTTCCCTAAGCTGTACTAG
- a CDS encoding imidazolonepropionase (COG1228 Imidazolonepropionase and related amidohydrolases), protein MTNLPLKGPLTDSQLPVLQEAALLIEDNKIAAVGSYKLLRNKFPTATLHEITEDQVLVPGFIDCHTHICFGGSRAADYALRIAGTTYQEILKQGGGIHDSVDKTRASSLEALAEATAARANRHLQDGVTTIEVKSGYGLSVEEELKMLRAIRLAGGQTSATLIPTCLAAHVKPREAESAEAWLKEVLLYLLPAIKSEGLSSRVDIFIEDEAFPAGLAKGYLEAAQTAGFSITVHADQFSTQGVPVAVQVGAHSADHLENSSETNLQQLAKSETVAVALPGASLGLGMAFTPARKLLDAGACLAISTDWNPGSAPMGDLLMQAAVLGAAQKLSTAETLAAISCRAAHALRLEDRGQLAAGMAADMVAFATADYREILYHQGKLKPCTVWKAGKKI, encoded by the coding sequence ATGACAAATTTGCCGCTTAAAGGTCCTCTAACCGATAGCCAGCTACCTGTACTGCAGGAGGCTGCCCTGCTGATTGAAGACAATAAAATTGCAGCCGTGGGATCCTACAAGCTGCTACGCAATAAATTCCCCACAGCCACGCTGCACGAAATAACAGAAGACCAGGTTTTAGTACCTGGCTTTATAGATTGTCACACGCACATTTGCTTTGGCGGCAGTCGGGCAGCTGATTATGCCCTTCGCATTGCCGGCACTACCTATCAGGAGATACTGAAACAGGGGGGCGGAATCCATGATTCTGTGGATAAAACCAGAGCCTCCAGCCTGGAAGCACTGGCTGAAGCTACCGCAGCACGTGCCAACCGTCATCTGCAGGACGGTGTTACCACCATAGAAGTTAAAAGCGGCTATGGTCTGTCGGTAGAGGAGGAATTAAAAATGTTAAGGGCCATCCGCTTGGCTGGAGGTCAAACCAGCGCTACCCTGATTCCAACCTGCCTGGCGGCCCATGTAAAACCCAGGGAAGCTGAAAGTGCCGAAGCCTGGCTAAAAGAAGTGCTGCTCTACCTGCTGCCGGCTATAAAGAGTGAAGGCCTCTCCAGCCGGGTAGATATATTTATTGAAGATGAAGCCTTTCCAGCCGGACTTGCAAAAGGATACCTGGAAGCAGCACAGACTGCGGGCTTTTCCATTACGGTACATGCCGATCAGTTTAGCACACAGGGTGTACCGGTGGCTGTACAAGTTGGGGCACACAGTGCCGATCACCTGGAGAATAGCTCAGAGACTAACCTGCAGCAGCTGGCCAAATCCGAAACGGTGGCAGTAGCCTTACCCGGAGCCTCGCTTGGCCTGGGCATGGCCTTTACCCCTGCCCGGAAACTGCTGGATGCCGGGGCCTGCCTGGCCATATCTACCGACTGGAACCCCGGATCGGCACCAATGGGCGACTTGCTGATGCAGGCTGCCGTGTTGGGTGCAGCCCAGAAATTAAGTACTGCAGAAACACTGGCAGCCATTAGCTGCCGGGCGGCACACGCCCTCCGCTTAGAGGACCGGGGCCAGCTGGCAGCGGGCATGGCAGCAGATATGGTAGCTTTCGCTACGGCCGACTATCGTGAAATCCTGTACCACCAGGGTAAATTAAAGCCCTGCACGGTATGGAAGGCGGGCAAAAAGATTTAA
- a CDS encoding two component, sigma54 specific, transcriptional regulator, fis family protein (COG2204 Response regulator containing CheY-like receiver, AAA-type ATPase, and DNA-binding domains), with protein MAKVLVIDDEKSIRTTLREILEFENYAVEEAPDGEEGLRKVISEHFDVVLCDIKMPKMDGLEVLERAMEAGVESQFIMISAHGTIETAVDATKKGAFDFIEKPPDLNRLLLALRNALDKGKLVHETKTLRKKVAHKWNMVGESAAMKGVKDTIDKVAPTDARVMIIGANGTGKELVARSLHEKSNRSKGPMVEVNCAAIPSELIESELFGHEKGAFTSAVKQRIGKFEQANGGTLFLDEIGDMSLSAQAKVLRALQENRITRVGGDKDIQVDVRILAATNKDLRQMIAENKFREDLYHRLSVIVIKVPALRERKDDIPLLVDRFLEDVAQEYGTAKKNINPDAITRLQQGEWTGNIRELRNVVERLVIMSGDVITEEDVLKYTEISL; from the coding sequence ATGGCAAAAGTTTTAGTCATCGATGACGAAAAGAGCATCCGTACAACCCTTCGGGAAATCCTGGAATTTGAGAATTATGCTGTAGAAGAAGCGCCTGATGGTGAAGAAGGCCTTCGGAAGGTAATCAGCGAGCATTTTGATGTTGTTTTGTGCGATATTAAAATGCCTAAAATGGATGGCCTTGAAGTACTTGAACGCGCAATGGAGGCTGGTGTGGAATCGCAATTTATTATGATCTCTGCCCACGGCACCATAGAAACTGCCGTAGATGCCACCAAAAAAGGAGCATTCGATTTTATTGAGAAGCCACCGGATTTAAACCGCCTGCTGCTGGCCCTGCGTAATGCGCTTGATAAAGGAAAGCTGGTACACGAAACCAAAACCCTGCGTAAAAAGGTAGCCCATAAGTGGAACATGGTAGGCGAATCTGCAGCCATGAAAGGGGTAAAAGATACCATTGATAAAGTTGCACCCACAGATGCCCGTGTGATGATTATAGGCGCTAACGGTACCGGTAAGGAACTGGTAGCACGCTCACTCCATGAAAAGAGCAACCGCAGCAAAGGTCCTATGGTAGAGGTAAACTGTGCAGCCATACCTTCGGAGCTGATCGAGAGTGAACTCTTTGGCCATGAGAAGGGCGCTTTTACCTCTGCCGTAAAGCAGCGCATTGGTAAATTTGAGCAGGCGAATGGCGGAACCTTATTCCTGGATGAAATTGGCGACATGAGCCTATCGGCACAGGCAAAGGTGCTGCGTGCCCTGCAGGAAAACAGGATTACCCGCGTGGGTGGCGATAAGGATATTCAGGTGGATGTGCGCATTTTGGCGGCAACCAATAAAGATCTGCGCCAGATGATTGCCGAAAACAAATTCCGGGAAGACCTCTACCACCGCCTTAGCGTCATCGTGATAAAGGTACCTGCGCTGCGCGAACGCAAAGATGATATACCACTACTGGTTGACCGTTTTCTGGAAGATGTAGCCCAGGAATATGGAACAGCTAAAAAGAATATAAATCCTGATGCCATTACGCGCCTGCAGCAGGGCGAATGGACCGGAAATATACGTGAACTTCGAAATGTAGTGGAAAGACTTGTAATTATGAGCGGTGATGTAATTACAGAAGAAGATGTGCTTAAGTATACGGAAATCAGCCTTTAG
- a CDS encoding formiminoglutamase (COG0010 Arginase/agmatinase/formimionoglutamate hydrolase, arginase family), translating into MYQLSEKKYWEGRIDKTDGAMGLRWHQVLNQLDLTSPVHKNGATQNIAFLGFCSDEGVRRNKGRLGAQLGPDALRKAMASLPVHFAQERIALFDAGNVLCPNQQLERSQQILGQKVAQLLSLGFMPVVLGGGHEVAYGHYLGLHQYLHQEQKTSLGIINIDAHFDLRSYEVETTSGTPFRQIADLRKHHSLPFHYLCLGIQYNGNTRALFDAAYKTGSQFVAAEHMRESQLDDLQLRIRNWLHDKEFVYLSVDLDAIASAYAPGVSAPGAFGLDPWVVRAIVQEVARSGKLLSIDVAELSPAHDQDEKTAKLAAHLIFFLLESLNDILL; encoded by the coding sequence ATGTACCAACTTTCAGAGAAAAAATATTGGGAAGGCCGAATCGATAAAACCGATGGTGCGATGGGCTTACGCTGGCACCAGGTCCTGAACCAGCTGGACCTTACCAGTCCGGTACATAAAAACGGTGCAACGCAGAATATAGCTTTTCTGGGCTTTTGTTCTGACGAAGGGGTAAGAAGAAATAAAGGACGCCTGGGAGCACAACTGGGCCCTGATGCACTGCGAAAAGCAATGGCAAGCCTGCCTGTACACTTTGCCCAGGAGCGAATTGCCCTTTTTGATGCCGGCAATGTGCTTTGCCCCAACCAGCAACTGGAGCGTTCACAGCAGATCCTGGGCCAGAAGGTTGCCCAGCTGTTATCACTGGGTTTTATGCCGGTAGTGTTGGGTGGTGGCCATGAGGTTGCATATGGGCATTACCTGGGCTTACACCAGTACCTGCACCAGGAACAAAAAACCTCGCTGGGCATAATCAACATCGATGCCCATTTCGACCTGCGCAGCTATGAGGTGGAAACCACCAGCGGAACACCTTTCCGGCAAATTGCCGACTTAAGAAAACACCATAGCCTTCCGTTTCATTACCTCTGCCTGGGCATTCAGTATAATGGGAACACCCGCGCACTTTTCGATGCTGCCTACAAAACCGGCAGCCAGTTTGTTGCAGCAGAACACATGCGCGAATCACAACTGGATGACCTGCAGTTGCGCATCCGCAACTGGCTGCACGACAAGGAATTTGTTTACCTTTCAGTAGACCTGGATGCCATTGCATCGGCCTATGCACCGGGTGTAAGTGCACCGGGCGCTTTTGGTCTGGATCCCTGGGTAGTGAGGGCTATTGTACAGGAAGTAGCCAGGAGTGGCAAGCTTCTAAGCATTGATGTGGCAGAACTGTCGCCTGCCCATGATCAGGATGAAAAAACAGCAAAATTAGCCGCTCACCTGATTTTTTTCCTGCTGGAGAGCCTCAATGATATCCTGTTATAG
- a CDS encoding hypothetical protein (COG0406 Fructose-2,6-bisphosphatase) translates to MNKIIPCLLLCLLIAVTSIQLQAQQVQAKNTATIPKTFILLRHAEREQNLSADPELSVRGQQQAEKLAQLLKDQPLTAVYATPYRRTINTAAPLVAQKGLNTQFYEPIKAADLLEQLKENGDKGTVLLVGHSNTIPSMVNTLLGEKTVSPIAEDDYGVIYIVTLPSAGPPSLVTLRLPE, encoded by the coding sequence ATGAATAAGATTATTCCCTGTTTGCTGCTTTGCCTGCTAATCGCTGTTACCTCCATACAGCTGCAGGCGCAACAAGTTCAAGCTAAAAATACTGCTACTATTCCTAAAACATTCATTCTGTTGCGGCATGCAGAAAGAGAGCAAAATCTTAGTGCAGATCCGGAGCTCTCGGTACGTGGTCAGCAGCAGGCAGAAAAGCTGGCTCAGCTATTGAAAGACCAGCCCTTGACAGCCGTTTATGCAACTCCATATCGCAGAACCATTAATACTGCTGCACCGCTGGTAGCGCAAAAAGGGCTTAATACCCAGTTTTATGAGCCAATAAAAGCAGCTGATTTATTAGAGCAGTTAAAAGAAAATGGGGATAAAGGGACAGTATTACTGGTGGGGCATTCAAATACTATTCCTTCGATGGTGAATACACTGCTGGGCGAAAAAACTGTTTCGCCAATTGCTGAAGATGACTACGGGGTGATCTACATTGTGACACTGCCTTCTGCAGGGCCACCCTCCCTGGTTACCCTGCGTTTACCGGAATAA
- a CDS encoding carboxyl-terminal protease (COG0793 Periplasmic protease) codes for MLLLVSSSLVQCQAKHSEYTLIADTTYLSPTPELAQESQLISQVLNRVHYRKVALNDSLSEVVLKSYVESLDPYKTYFLQRDIDSFRQYRHRLDDDLQAGNLTAAYDIYNIFRRRFDERMKVIDSLTQVKHDFEADEYYEADRKNASWASSKQELNEIWRKIIKSQALSYMVANKEWPEIQTNLNKRYTQINKSVAQQKSVDVFQVYMNAFTESFDPHTSYFSPRTAENFNINMSKSLEGIGATLTTDGDYTKVADVVAGGPAFKSKQILKDDRIIGVAQGEKGETVDVIGWRLDDVVQLIRGPKGSKVKLTILKASDGVNALPVEITILRDKIKLEEQAAKAQLVPFTQNGKTYKIGVITIPDFYMDFAEAQKGNPNYTSTTRDVRRLIGDLEKQGMQGLVIDLTFNGGGSLTEAIELTGLFIPSGPVVQVRNADGSINTGDDPDPAVFYNGPLAVVINRFSASASEIFAGAIQDYRRGVIVGEQTFGKGTVQNLVDLDRLVSRNESVAGRNSGGGASDAAKLGQLKITLAKFYRVTGSSTQHKGVSPDIELPSEFSAEEFGESSYPSALPWDQIKSSKFKESKTVTDRQLTQLRSSYQKRLNTDSELIALRQNIEESKQARQETRISLNLEKRKQEIEARKKKTGEKDTLEEQINSFELPDAGAEEALKKTDPYVKESIRILSELIAA; via the coding sequence ATGCTGCTGTTAGTGTCAAGCTCACTTGTGCAATGCCAGGCTAAGCACAGCGAATATACACTGATAGCCGATACAACTTATCTGTCGCCAACACCAGAACTTGCCCAGGAATCACAGCTTATTTCTCAGGTGCTTAACCGGGTGCATTACAGAAAAGTAGCCCTCAATGATTCTTTATCTGAAGTAGTGCTAAAAAGCTATGTGGAGTCCCTTGATCCATACAAAACTTACTTTCTGCAGCGCGATATTGATTCTTTCAGGCAATACCGCCACCGGCTCGATGATGACCTGCAGGCAGGTAACCTTACTGCTGCCTACGATATATACAATATTTTCCGCAGGCGTTTTGATGAGCGCATGAAGGTGATCGATTCGCTTACCCAGGTTAAGCACGATTTTGAGGCAGATGAATATTATGAGGCTGACCGCAAAAATGCCAGCTGGGCTTCCAGCAAGCAGGAGCTGAACGAGATCTGGAGAAAGATCATCAAAAGCCAGGCGCTTAGCTATATGGTAGCTAATAAGGAATGGCCTGAAATTCAGACTAATCTTAACAAGCGCTACACGCAAATTAATAAAAGCGTGGCACAGCAGAAAAGCGTAGATGTTTTTCAGGTATATATGAATGCCTTCACAGAATCGTTCGATCCGCATACTTCATATTTCTCGCCCCGTACTGCAGAAAACTTTAACATTAACATGAGCAAATCGCTGGAAGGTATTGGCGCAACCCTTACCACAGACGGCGATTATACTAAAGTGGCCGATGTGGTTGCCGGCGGACCGGCTTTCAAGAGCAAGCAAATTCTGAAAGACGACCGTATAATTGGTGTGGCCCAAGGCGAAAAAGGGGAGACGGTGGATGTAATAGGCTGGCGCCTGGATGATGTGGTGCAGCTTATCCGCGGTCCTAAAGGCAGCAAAGTTAAGCTAACCATCCTGAAAGCATCTGATGGTGTGAACGCCCTGCCTGTTGAAATTACCATTTTACGTGATAAAATAAAACTGGAAGAGCAGGCTGCCAAAGCACAGCTGGTACCTTTTACCCAGAACGGCAAAACCTATAAAATCGGGGTTATTACTATTCCGGACTTCTACATGGATTTTGCAGAAGCTCAGAAAGGTAATCCTAACTATACCAGTACCACCCGGGACGTAAGGCGCCTGATTGGGGACCTGGAGAAGCAGGGCATGCAGGGGCTGGTTATTGACCTAACCTTTAACGGTGGCGGTTCACTAACAGAGGCTATTGAGCTTACCGGCCTGTTTATACCAAGCGGACCCGTTGTTCAGGTACGCAATGCCGATGGTTCTATCAACACAGGAGATGATCCTGATCCTGCCGTATTCTACAACGGACCGCTGGCAGTGGTAATTAACCGCTTTAGTGCTTCTGCTTCGGAAATTTTTGCCGGAGCTATTCAGGACTATCGCAGAGGTGTAATTGTTGGTGAGCAAACCTTTGGCAAAGGAACAGTACAAAACCTGGTAGACCTGGACAGACTGGTAAGCAGAAATGAAAGTGTGGCAGGCCGTAACAGCGGTGGCGGTGCATCAGATGCAGCCAAGCTTGGTCAGCTAAAAATTACACTAGCCAAGTTTTACAGGGTAACCGGCAGCAGCACGCAGCACAAGGGTGTATCGCCCGATATTGAATTGCCAAGCGAGTTTAGTGCCGAAGAATTTGGCGAAAGCTCTTATCCTTCTGCACTGCCATGGGACCAGATTAAATCCAGCAAATTCAAAGAGTCAAAAACAGTTACTGATCGTCAGCTGACACAGTTGCGCAGCAGCTATCAGAAACGTTTAAATACAGATTCTGAATTGATTGCTTTACGCCAGAATATAGAAGAGTCTAAGCAGGCGCGTCAGGAAACGCGCATTAGCCTGAATCTGGAAAAGAGAAAGCAGGAAATTGAAGCCAGAAAGAAAAAGACTGGCGAAAAAGACACGCTGGAAGAGCAAATAAACAGCTTTGAGCTTCCAGATGCCGGAGCCGAAGAGGCATTGAAGAAAACAGATCCCTATGTTAAGGAATCTATCCGTATCCTGTCGGAGCTTATTGCAGCATAA
- a CDS encoding Smr domain-containing protein (COG1193 Mismatch repair ATPase (MutS family)), protein MNVGDKVRMLRGKEEGIVTKIIDQKLIEIEIEDGFQIPVLKTEVVPVAREEASYFKREAAEPQAAVAAPAVKKKGPTQEGHFVAFKPLNDRILSVHLINNTDDIILYSILEEIDGMYKSVLSGHLKARQAHKFTQTDMHQFEQWPIWHVRILLHPENTVSELPVPIHQRLHPKASSFFRSMRETPILNSKSYLIPLSAASRLASTTAENLQNKMDDQREEVQQPDKPQRTPAEVDLHLDKLVDDPKSVAEKDILQLQLETFERTLDRAMASGLDEITFVHGVGNGTLRKEIHRRLGNLNTIAWFKDAQKEKWGYGATLVRLK, encoded by the coding sequence ATGAATGTAGGTGATAAAGTAAGAATGCTTCGTGGTAAAGAGGAAGGCATCGTTACCAAAATTATTGATCAGAAGCTTATTGAAATTGAAATCGAAGATGGTTTTCAGATCCCTGTGCTTAAAACCGAGGTAGTACCGGTTGCCAGAGAAGAAGCCAGCTATTTCAAAAGAGAAGCTGCTGAGCCACAGGCAGCAGTTGCTGCTCCGGCTGTAAAAAAGAAAGGCCCTACACAGGAAGGACATTTTGTTGCCTTCAAGCCACTTAATGACAGAATACTAAGTGTACACCTGATTAATAATACAGATGATATTATTCTGTATTCGATTCTGGAAGAAATTGATGGCATGTATAAATCGGTGCTTTCAGGGCACCTGAAAGCACGGCAGGCGCATAAATTCACCCAGACCGATATGCATCAGTTTGAGCAATGGCCTATCTGGCATGTCAGAATTTTGCTGCATCCCGAAAATACTGTAAGCGAGCTGCCAGTCCCCATACATCAGCGCCTGCACCCAAAAGCAAGTTCATTTTTCAGGAGTATGCGCGAAACCCCAATCCTGAACTCGAAATCCTACCTTATTCCATTAAGCGCTGCTAGCAGGTTAGCAAGCACTACTGCCGAAAACCTGCAAAATAAAATGGATGATCAGCGTGAAGAAGTACAACAGCCTGATAAGCCACAGCGTACGCCTGCAGAAGTAGACCTGCACCTGGATAAACTTGTGGACGATCCAAAATCGGTTGCCGAAAAAGACATACTTCAGCTACAGCTGGAGACCTTTGAAAGAACACTTGACAGAGCCATGGCAAGTGGCCTGGATGAAATAACTTTTGTGCATGGCGTTGGCAATGGCACCCTTAGAAAAGAAATACACCGCCGATTGGGCAACTTAAATACAATTGCCTGGTTTAAAGATGCACAGAAGGAAAAGTGGGGGTATGGGGCTACCTTGGTTCGCTTGAAATAG
- a CDS encoding acyl-protein synthetase (COG0318 Acyl-CoA synthetases (AMP-forming)/AMP-acid ligases II), protein MMQQFDPTLPQRILSLEPNGFELLALEVFRLQAQHNSVYRQFLECLHCKPESVVKIADIPFLPIEFFKRHQVKTGEWQPQAVFESSGTGMGARSRHVVPSLDFYLKVTSHIFEAAYGPLKDFIVLALLPSYLERQHSSLVLMAQHFMELSGHALSGFYLYEHTDLIAAVEESLHTGKKVLLLGVSFALLDLAELGPFNWQNLMVMETGGMKGRRQELIREELHEKLCNAFGVSYIHSEYGMTELLSQAYAKQNGVFIAPPWMQVYIREVNDPFKQIGAGHTGGINIIDLANYSSCSFIETADLGLMHENGTFEVLGRFDNSEARGCNLMLYS, encoded by the coding sequence ATGATGCAGCAGTTTGATCCAACTCTACCACAAAGAATACTCAGTTTAGAACCAAATGGTTTTGAATTACTGGCTTTGGAGGTATTTCGCTTACAGGCACAACATAATTCTGTTTACAGGCAGTTCCTTGAGTGCTTGCACTGTAAACCCGAATCAGTTGTAAAAATAGCAGATATTCCTTTTCTGCCGATCGAATTTTTCAAGCGGCATCAGGTTAAAACAGGGGAGTGGCAGCCGCAGGCCGTATTTGAAAGCAGTGGTACCGGTATGGGTGCCAGGAGCAGGCATGTCGTACCCAGTCTTGACTTTTACCTGAAGGTAACCAGCCATATATTTGAGGCCGCCTATGGGCCGCTGAAAGATTTTATTGTACTGGCCCTCCTGCCTTCCTATTTAGAGCGACAGCACTCTTCGCTGGTGCTAATGGCACAGCATTTTATGGAGCTAAGCGGGCATGCGTTATCAGGCTTTTACCTGTATGAGCACACAGACCTGATTGCAGCAGTAGAGGAGTCTTTACATACTGGTAAAAAGGTACTGCTGCTGGGGGTAAGCTTTGCCCTGCTGGACCTGGCGGAGCTGGGGCCTTTTAATTGGCAGAACCTGATGGTAATGGAAACTGGTGGCATGAAGGGGAGGAGGCAGGAGCTTATTCGCGAAGAACTGCACGAAAAATTATGCAATGCATTTGGCGTTTCTTATATTCATAGTGAATATGGCATGACAGAACTGCTTTCGCAGGCATATGCTAAGCAGAATGGTGTTTTTATTGCACCCCCCTGGATGCAGGTGTACATACGTGAGGTTAACGATCCTTTTAAACAAATTGGAGCAGGACATACGGGTGGTATAAATATTATAGACCTGGCAAATTACAGCAGCTGTTCCTTTATTGAGACCGCTGATTTGGGGTTAATGCATGAAAATGGAACTTTTGAGGTGCTGGGAAGATTTGATAATTCGGAAGCCAGGGGATGTAACCTGATGTTGTACAGTTAA